The following are encoded in a window of Harpia harpyja isolate bHarHar1 chromosome 27, bHarHar1 primary haplotype, whole genome shotgun sequence genomic DNA:
- the SLC22A6 gene encoding solute carrier family 22 member 6, with protein MAFASLLEHVGGMGRFQVASVLLLALPILMMASHNLLQNFTAATSDHRCRLRWEANATSLDPWDLLKVSVPQGERCRRFVTPQWWLLEANGSAANTSWLETEPCRDGWTYDRSVFTSTIITEWDLVCSSRSLKQLAQSLYMTGILVGGIIFGGLSDRFGRRSLLTWCYLQMGTMGICSSFAPTFTVYCLFRFLTGMAFSGILLNSVSLSLEWMPTRTRALVGTFMGYWYTIGQFLLAGVAYAIPDWRWLQFTVSLPFLCFFLYSWWLTESARWLVMVGKSHQALKELQKVARINGKKEEGEKLDIEVLRSYMQKEMASSRSHHTVVDLVRTPVVRRISCCLCFVWFSTSFAYYGLAMDLQNFDFNIYVIQLVFGAVDIPAKLVSILTITFVGRRFTQSLALILAGLAILANVLVPRDLRTLRTALAVFGKGCLAASFNCVFLYTGELYPTVIRQTGMGLANTMARLGSITAPLVKMAGEVFPTLPFIIYGAAPVVSGLVAIFLPETRDRALPETVEEVEGRTKPQKDEAQHLQVPLQPTQPSSTTGPC; from the exons ATGGCTTTCGCCAGCCTCCTGGAGCACGTGGGGGGCATGGGACGTTTCCAGGTGGCCTCGGTgctcctcctggccctgcccatCCTCATGATGGCCAGTCACAACCTTCTGCAGAACTTCACGGCCGCCACCAGCGACCATCGCTGCCGGCTTCGCTGGGAGGCCAACGCCACCAGCCTCGACCCCTGGGACCTGCTGAAGGTCTCGGTTCCCCAAGGTGAGCGGTGCCGGCGCTTCGTGACGCCACAGTGGTGGCTTTTGGAGgccaacggctcggctgccaacaCCAGCTGGCTGGAGACAGAGCCCTGCCGCGATGGTTGGACCTACGACCGCAGCGTCTTCACCAGCACCATCATCACTGAG TGGGACCTGGTGTGCAGCTCCCGGAGTCTGAAGCAGTTGGCCCAGTCGCTCTACATGACCGGCATCTTGGTGGGCGGCATCATCTTTGGGGGTCTCTCGGACAG GTTCGGCCGCCGGTCACTGCTCACCTGGTGCTACCTTCAGATGGGCACCATGGGGATATGCTCCTCCTTCGCCCCCACTTTCACCGTTTATTGCCTCTTCCGCTTCCTCACGGGCATGGCCTTCTCCGGCATCCTCCTCAACAGCGTCTCCCTCT CTTTGGAGTGGATGCCCACTCGCACCCGGGCACTCGTGGGGACCTTCATGGGTTACTGGTACACCATCGGGCAGTTCCTGCTGGCTGGGGTCGCCTACGCCATCCCTGATTGGCGCTGGCTGCAGTTCACCGTGTCGCTGCCcttcttgtgcttcttcctcTACTCATg GTGGTTAACAGAGTCAGCTCGCTGGCTGGTCATGGTGGGGAAGTCCCACCAGGCCCTGAAGGAGCTCCAGAAAGTGGCCAGGATaaatgggaagaaagaggaaggggagaagCTCGACATAGAA GTCCTGAGGTCCTACATGCAGAAGGAAATGGCTTCATCAAGGAGTCACCACACGGTGGTTGACCTGGTCCGGACGCCCGTCGTGCGCCGCATCTCTTGTTGCCTCTGCTTCGTGTG GTTCTCCACCAGCTTTGCCTACTATGGGCTGGCCATGGACCTGCAAAATTTTGACTTCAACATCTACGTGATCCAGCTCGTCTTTGGGGCCGTGGACATCCCAGCCAAGCTGGTCTCCATCCTCACCATCACCTTTGTGGGGCGACGCTTCACCCAGTCCTTGGCCCTCATCCTGGCTGGCTTGGCCATCTTGGCCAACGTCTTGGTGCCACGAG ACCTGCGGACACTTCGGACTGCCCTGGCCGTCTTCGGGAAGGGTTGCTTAGCCGCGTCCTTCAACTGCGTCTTCCTCTACACGGGTGAGCTCTACCCCACCGTTATTCG GCAGACGGGCATGGGGTTGGCCAACACCATGGCCCGTCTGGGCAGCATCACGGCCCCCTTGGTGAAGATGGCGGGTGAGGTCTTCCCCACGTTGCCCTTCATCATCTACGGGGCAGCCCCCGTGGTGTCGGGGCTGGTGGCCATCTTCCTGCCGGAGACACGGGACAGGGCTCTGCCTGAGAccgtggaggaggtggagggcag gACCAAGCCCCAGAAGGACGAAGCCCAACATCTCCAGGTCCCACTTCAgcccacccagcccagcagcaccacGGGGCCCTGCTAG